GAAGGCGTCAAGTCCGCCCACTACGTATGGATCAACGGGGAGTTGGTCGGCTACCACGAGGACTCCTACGACCCCGCCGAGTACGACATCACCCCGCACCTCGAGCCGGGCGCCAACCAGATCGCCGTGGAGGTCTACCGCTACTCCGACGGCGACTGGCTGGAGGACCAGGACATGATCCGGCTGAGCGGCATCTTCCGCTCGGTCTACCTGTACTCCACACCGGCCGTCCACCTGCGCGACTTCAGACTCGACACCCCGCTGACCGACGGCTACCGGGCGGCCGCCCTGTCGGTCACCGCGAGCGTGCGGGACTACGGCGGACAGGGCGCGGGCCGCTACTCCGTCGAGACCCAGCTCTACGACGCGCACGGGCATCCGGTGTGGTCCCGGCCGCTCCAGCAGGCCGTCGCCGTCGGCTCCGGCCAGGAGACGACCGTCCAGGCGGCGAAGGCGGTGCCCGCGCCGCGCCTGTGGTCGGCCGAGCACCCGAACCTCTACACCGCCGTGCTCCGGCTGCGCGACCCGGCGGGGCGGGTGACCGAGACCGTCTCCCACCGGGTCGGCCTGCGCGAGTTCGCGCTCAAGGACGGGCTGATGCGCATCAACGGCAACCCGGTCTCCTTCCGGGGCACCAACCGGCACGAGATGCACCCCGTCCACGGCTCGGCCCTCACCCGCGCGGACATGGTCGAGGACATCGGGATCATCAAGCGGCTGAACATCAACTCCGTCCGCACCTCGCACTACCCCAACAACCCGCTCTGGCTGGAACTCGCCGACGAGTACGGCCTGTACCTCGTGGACGAGACCAACCTCGAGACCCACGGCATCCGGAACGAGTACCCCGGTGACCACGCCGAGTGGACCAGGGCGTGCGTGGCCCGCGCCCAGAACATGGTCCACCGCGACAAGAACCACGCGTCGGTCGTCGTCTGGTCCCTCGGCAACGAGGCCGGCGGCGGCAGCACGTTCACCGCCATGCACGACTGGATCCGCTCCTACGACACCACCCGCGTCATCCAGTACGAGGGCGACGACCGCCCGGGGATCAGCGACATCCGCTCCGAGATGTACGACAGTCCCGCCCGCGTCGAGGCCCGGGCGAAGGACACCGCCGACACCCGGCCGTACGTGATGATCGAGTACTCCCACGCGATGGGCAACTCCAGCGGGAACTTCAAGAAGTACTGGGACCTCGTCCGCGCCCACGACGTACTCCAGGGCGGCTGGATCTGGGACTTCGTCGACCAGGCCCTCGACTGGCCCACCCCGGCGCGCAAGCTGTTCACCGAGGCCGGACCCGCCGCGCTGCACGGCGAACTCATCGCCCCCGGCGGCACGTTCACCCGGGAGCAGGGCGTCTTCGGCGGTACGGTCTTCGCCCGAGACGCGCGCCTCGACCTCACCGGCTCCCTCACGCTGGAGGCCTGGATCACCCCGCACGTCACCGGCTACCACCAGCCGATCCTGGCCAAGGGCGACACTCAGTACGCCCTGAAGCAGTCGGACCGGACCCTTGAGTTCTTCGTCTACGGCAGCGGCCAGTGGATCACCGCGAGCTGGCCGCTGCCGGACGACTGGACCGGCGCCGAACACCACGTGGCGGGCGTCTTCGACGCGGCGGCGGGCACCCTGACCCTCCATGTCGACGGCACGGTCCGGGCCACCCGGACCACCACGGTGCGCCCCGCCGTCAACACCGCGCCCCTGTCGCTGGCCACCGACGTCGACAACCCGACCCGGGAGTTCAGCGGCACGATCCGCCGCGCCCGGGTGTACGCCCGGGCGCTGACCGCCGCCGAACTGGCCTCCGCCGGCCGTGGCCCCGGCGACGACGGCGTGCGGTTCTGGTTCGACGCCGCCACCGTCGGGCTCACCGAGCGACGGCCCCGCGAGGCGTCGTTCCGCGCCTACGGCGGCGACTGGGGCGACAACCCCAACGACGGGGCCTTCTCCGGCGACGGCATCGTCACCGCCGACCGCGGACTCACCGGCAAGTCGGCGGAGGTCAAGCGCATCTACCAGGCCGTGCAGGTCACTTCGGGCCCCACACCCGGCACGGTCACCCTCACCAACGAGTACCTCTTCACCAACCTCCGGGAATTCGACGGACGTTGGGAGCTTGTCGGCGACGGCCACGTACTGGAACGCGGAAAGCTGACCCGTGTCCAACTGGACGTGGCTCCGCTGTCGAGCAGGAACATCACCGTGCCGTTCACGCTGCCGGGCGACCCGGTGCCGGGCGCGGAGTACTTCCTCCAACTGTCGTTCACCACAAGGGAGACGACGAAGTGGGCGAAGGCCGGCTTCGAGGTGGCCAGGCAGCAACTCGCCGTCGACGCGGGCAGCCCCGCCGTCACGCCCGTGTCCCTGGCCGGCGTCCCCGCGCTCAGCTATGCGGACGGCGACGGGTCGGTCACCGTCACGGGCACGGACTTCTCGGTCACCGTCGACAAGAAGACCGGCGTCATCACCTCGTACCAGGCCGACGGCGCCCAACTCATCGCCTCCGGCCCGGCCCCGAACTTCTGGCGCGCCCCCACCGACAACGACCGCGGCAACGGCCAGCACACCCGCAACCAGACCTGGCGCGACGCCGGCGAGCACCGCAAGGTGACCGCGGTGACGGTGCGGGCGCTGCGCGACCGGGCTGTCGAGATCAAGGTCGCCGGCACCCTGCCCACGACGACGGAATCGACGTACACCACCACCTACACCGTCTTCGGAAACGGTGAGATCAAGGTCGACAACACCCTGCACCCGGGCGCGACTTCACTGCCGTACATCCCGGAGGTCGGCACCCTGCTGTTCCTCCCCGCCCGCCTGGAGCGACTGCACTACTACGGCCGCGGCCCCGAGGAGAACCACTGGGACCGCAACGACGCCACCGACGTCGGCCTGTACTCCGGCACCGTCACCGGCCAGTGGACCTCCTACCTGCGCCCGCAGGAGAACGGCAACAAGACCGACGTCCGCTGGGCCGCCCTCACCGACGACGACGGCAACGGCCTGCTCGTCTCCGGCGAGCCCCTCCTGGAGATCAACGCCTCGCACTTCACACCCGAGGACCTGTCGGTCGGCGCCCGCCACGACTACCAGCTCACCCCCCGCAAGGAGGTCGTACTCCGCCTGAACCACCGCCAGATGGGCGTCGGCGGCGACAACAGCTGGGGCGCGCACACCCACAACGAGTACAAACTCTTCGCCGACCGCGACTACACACACACCTACCGGCTGCGACCGCTGACGAACATCGCCGAGGCGACGACCGCCTCACGACGCCCGACGGCGACATCCGAGTAACCACTTCCAGCGCCGTCGGCCGGCCGGGGGCAACGGCCGGCCTCAGCGCGAACGGCCCCCGTCCTCTCCAGCCGACTCCGACGCCGACGCCTGGCCGGCGGGACCCTCCCGCAGCCACCGGTCCACCCGACCCTGGGCGAGGCCGTCAACGAGGCCGTGCACGGCCTGGCCGGCCACATGATCAACATGTAGCTCCCGCACACCGCGCCCGGCGGGACCGCTCACCCGAACGGCCCGCCGCGCTCGCCGCCGCCGTACGCCCGGGATGTGCTGGCATCCACCGGACCGAACCCGGACGGGCCCGACGGGACCTGGACGGAGACTGGCCGGGCCGGACCGGACCCGACGGCGAGGGAGCCCGCCATGCCGGACAGCAGTGCCCCGGACAACGGGGCGCCGGGCAGCGGCGCTCCCGCCCCCGCCGAGCTGGCGGCACTCAAAGCGCGCATCGCCGCGCTGGAAGCGGAACGCACCCGCCGCCCCACCCACCACCGGGTCCGCTCGATCGTCGCGGTCGTCCTCATCGTCCTCGGCTGCGTCCTGGCCCCGCTGGCCGTGGTCGCCGCCTGGACGTCCGACATCGTGGGCGACACGGATCGCTATGTCGACACCGTCCGCCCCCTCGCGCGCGACCGGGACGTGCAGAACGCCGCCGCCACCCGCGTCACGAACGCCGTCATGGACCACATCGACCTCGACGCACTGCTCCAGGACGTGCTCCCGGCCCAACGCCCGCTCGTCCAGAAGGCGTTGGGCAAGCTCGGCGGCTCCATCGAGGGCGCCGTCAGCAGTTTCGTGCACGACAAGGCGCAGGCCGTCATCGCCTCCGACGCCTTCGAACGCATCTGGGTCGACGCCAACCGCCACATCCACAACACCGTGAACAAGGCCCTCACCGGCAGCGGCGGCGGCGCCGTCAAGATCGAGAAGAACACGGTGACCGTGGACCTCGCCCCGGTCGTCGACCAGGTCAAACAACGGCTGGTCGACTCCGGCATGACGATCGCGAAGAGGATCCCCGAGATCCACACCGACTTCACGGTCGTCAGATCCGACGACATCGGCAAGGTCAAGACCTACTTCCGGCTGCTGCAACTGGCCGGTCTGTGGCTGCCCGTGGTCGCCGTCCTGCTGGTGGCGTCCGGCGTACTGCTCTCCACCCACCGCCGACGCGTCCTGATCGTCTCCGCGCTCTGCTTCGCCTTCGCCACCCTCCTGCTGGGCGTCGCGCTCACCGTCTTCCGGGTCGTCTACCTGGACGCCCTCCCGGCCGGCATCTCACAGCCGGCCGCCGGATCCGTCTACGACACGCTCACCCGTTTCCTGCGCACCTCCGTGCGGGAGGTCGTCGCCCTCGGCGTGGTGGTCGCCCTCGCCGCCTGGCTGACCGGACCGGGCCACTGGGCCACCCTCGTCCGAGGGCTGTGGCACTCGGGCATCGGCGCCGTGCGTGCGACCGCCGACCACGCCGGACTGCGCACCGGCCCCGTCGGCCCGTTCGTGCACCGCTTCCGCACCTGGATCACCTGGATCCTGGCCGGGGCGGCCGTCCTGGCCTATCTGCTGTGGCCGTACCCGACCGGCTGGGTCGTCGTCGGCCTCGCCCTCGCCCTGCTCTTCGCGCAGGGCGTCGTCGACTTCCTCGCCACCCGGCCCCGCCGAAAGGACAGCCCCGCATGAGCCCGCACACCCCGACCGGCGACCCGCACGGCGAGATAGGCACCGCCTGGTCCACGCCGCGCGGCGGCCCGCACCGGCCCACCCCGCCGGACAGCAGGGTCGGCGGCGGCATCGCCTTCGCCGGCGTCCTGATGCTGTGCGGCGGCGTGCTCGCCGTCTTCCAGGGCATCGCGGCCATCGCCGAGGACGACGTCTACGCCCGCGTCGGCTCGTACGTCTACGAGCTCAGCCTCACCGGCTGGGGCTGGATCCACCTCGTCCTCGGCGCCCTCGCGGCCGCGACCGGCGCGGCCCTGCTCAAGGGCATGACCTGGGCCCGCTACACGGGCATCTTCCTCGCCGCGCTGAGCATGGTCGCCCAGTTCCTCTTCCTCCCGTACCAGCCGCTCTGGTCGATCACCGTCATGGCGATCGACG
The Streptomyces sp. NBC_01485 genome window above contains:
- a CDS encoding DUF7144 family membrane protein, with the translated sequence MSPHTPTGDPHGEIGTAWSTPRGGPHRPTPPDSRVGGGIAFAGVLMLCGGVLAVFQGIAAIAEDDVYARVGSYVYELSLTGWGWIHLVLGALAAATGAALLKGMTWARYTGIFLAALSMVAQFLFLPYQPLWSITVMAIDVFVIWSLASPRQETG
- a CDS encoding glycoside hydrolase family 2 TIM barrel-domain containing protein, producing MSHPHVSSMDRPDRPQRVEPDHQRRPAVSRRRLLEGSAAALGAVALSAPSTAHRAVAADGTPGQPQWNGSIDVFRLGTEAPHTTLMPYADLAQALAADRTRSPYRLSLDGTWKFAHADRPDDRDADFHRTDLDDSGWDTLPVPSAWQLHGHDRPIYINSDYPWWGANGLGEEAQPPHAPTRYNPVGQYRRTFTLPGGWARRRTFLHFEGVKSAHYVWINGELVGYHEDSYDPAEYDITPHLEPGANQIAVEVYRYSDGDWLEDQDMIRLSGIFRSVYLYSTPAVHLRDFRLDTPLTDGYRAAALSVTASVRDYGGQGAGRYSVETQLYDAHGHPVWSRPLQQAVAVGSGQETTVQAAKAVPAPRLWSAEHPNLYTAVLRLRDPAGRVTETVSHRVGLREFALKDGLMRINGNPVSFRGTNRHEMHPVHGSALTRADMVEDIGIIKRLNINSVRTSHYPNNPLWLELADEYGLYLVDETNLETHGIRNEYPGDHAEWTRACVARAQNMVHRDKNHASVVVWSLGNEAGGGSTFTAMHDWIRSYDTTRVIQYEGDDRPGISDIRSEMYDSPARVEARAKDTADTRPYVMIEYSHAMGNSSGNFKKYWDLVRAHDVLQGGWIWDFVDQALDWPTPARKLFTEAGPAALHGELIAPGGTFTREQGVFGGTVFARDARLDLTGSLTLEAWITPHVTGYHQPILAKGDTQYALKQSDRTLEFFVYGSGQWITASWPLPDDWTGAEHHVAGVFDAAAGTLTLHVDGTVRATRTTTVRPAVNTAPLSLATDVDNPTREFSGTIRRARVYARALTAAELASAGRGPGDDGVRFWFDAATVGLTERRPREASFRAYGGDWGDNPNDGAFSGDGIVTADRGLTGKSAEVKRIYQAVQVTSGPTPGTVTLTNEYLFTNLREFDGRWELVGDGHVLERGKLTRVQLDVAPLSSRNITVPFTLPGDPVPGAEYFLQLSFTTRETTKWAKAGFEVARQQLAVDAGSPAVTPVSLAGVPALSYADGDGSVTVTGTDFSVTVDKKTGVITSYQADGAQLIASGPAPNFWRAPTDNDRGNGQHTRNQTWRDAGEHRKVTAVTVRALRDRAVEIKVAGTLPTTTESTYTTTYTVFGNGEIKVDNTLHPGATSLPYIPEVGTLLFLPARLERLHYYGRGPEENHWDRNDATDVGLYSGTVTGQWTSYLRPQENGNKTDVRWAALTDDDGNGLLVSGEPLLEINASHFTPEDLSVGARHDYQLTPRKEVVLRLNHRQMGVGGDNSWGAHTHNEYKLFADRDYTHTYRLRPLTNIAEATTASRRPTATSE